The sequence ATATAGGGACAGGCCTGGTAGACGATCTGGTAGATCTTGAGGATTTCCATGGAGTTTGAGTGTGGGAAAGTGGAGGAAGGTGTGGGGTTGGCATTATTGGAGGTGGATGTTGTGGCTAGCCTTGCGGTTAGAGACTCAGTGAAGCATGAAGCGACGCGTTGCATGGAGTCGCCAAGGGGTGTTACGACTCTGTTGAGGTGTTGGAGGTACCTCCTTGCCAGCATGTATTCCTCTTTGGCCACTGCCTCTGCACATGCTAGAAGCAGGTGCACCAGTTGCAACCCACTCTCTTGTTCCTATGCATCATAACACACAATTCAAGGGACAACCACAAtactaaaattgaaaataataactTCATGTTTAGAAAgatcataattaatttttttcttgaatTAAATACAAACCAGTAGACATGTATGATAAAGATAATTTGACAATGAATTAAGTgaaattaactaagaaaatttaaagattgtaGGTGAAGGATGAGGAattgaataaaaatttattatactACTACCTGTTCTAGTCCAAGTGGAATAGGAACCATCAAATTTTGATGGTGTTGATGTGAGTGTGGATGCTGTTGTTGTTGTACTTGTTGCTTCTGTTGCTTCTCATGATATCGTTCTTGTTGCAACGCTTGGGAAAGCGATGCACTGACCATGGAACCCATGTGATGGTAGATCTCATTCTCTTGCACCGACGACTCTTCACTCGCCGAAGGAATCAAATTCCCCAACTCAAAGCATTCAGAAGAACTTCCAACAATATCAGAACCGTCACCAACTTTGCTGCTGTTATTTGCGGCGGTTATCGATGAGTATTCCCCTTGTTGAAACTCTTCCAAGAACTCCTCAATTGCAGGCAGTGAAAGATTCTCAACATGCTGCATGTACTGATTGTTTGGTGAGTTGAACACCCTGTGGAGTGGACTAAGCCCTTTCCCTTTTCCTCCGCCGCCTCCACCGCTACTATTATAGGCGCCGATTTGGGCCAAAAACCGCGGCGGAGAGCAGCCGGAAAAGCTTTGTGCTTGCATTGAATGAGCGTAATTGTAATTGCAATTGTAAGTTGAGGCTTGTTGTGGGGAAGGGACATTCCTCACTGGGGAACACATCATGAAATCAGTATCTAACTGATCAGAGAAAAAGGATTCCCACATTGAACTATCTGGTGATTGGACTTCAACATCTCCATCAAGGTCAAATTTGAGTCCTGGAAGGTTTAAGCTTGGTGGTGTTAGGGTACTGTTATTATTCTGTTctaataaatcaacagaggattgTGTAGCAttgtttttcttatttgattGTAAAACTGAGTCATTTGAAGAAGTGGGCTGTAGCTTTGTGCTTGAATTCTCACTTTTGAGAGACACTGAGCTTCCACATAGTGAATTGATCATTTTTTGCTTCTACTTTGCCCTTTGCTCTTTTTCTTGGTTATTTCGTGGttttgatttagggtttagggtttttttcAATGTAAAGTTCTCAACAGGAGAATGTTTTAAGATATGATGATCTCTGTAGTGTGCTATTCCTATGGGCTATGGAGTTTGGTTGGTATATGGAAAGAGCAAAGACTCTATTTTCTCCCTTCTTATTGTTGAGGTGAGTTTTGTCAGCTACTTAGTATTACAGATTTTGCATGAAAGGCAGTGGAGTGGGAACACAAGAGACAAAACCTAATTCCAAATCCTTTTGTGATTGGAGGTTTGTTTTTGAATAAAGCTCCATTTCATGTCTTGGCACAATAATGCTAGCTGGTTCTTTTGAGGCTTCATTCTTGTCATTTTGCTAACCTGTTTTAACTGTTATAGCCAAAAGGCTTTGGAATAGTTGAGGTGGCAATAAAGGACAAACATTTGGGAGGGTCTACTTTCTATGGGCCGGCCCACCTTTTTACAAGGTTACTCACATAGGGAACTATGGGAATCATAGGGAATCCATTAGccaatttattaataaaaatgaaaggaaacCAACTTGTGCCGAGATAGttgttagttaattagtttattAATGGGCTTAAATAAGTgtcttaaatttaaattttgtcttatatataaaaatttattatccacaataaatttttaaataaaattttgatttatgATAATTAATCCTTAACTTATCGAATTAAAAGATAttacaaagagaaaaaaataataaaaatgaatgGAAGGAAGATCCATCAAGGCATCTTGGTTAATTGGAACTTgcaattaaaatacataattataagAGTAAGAGAATTATTTTGTGATATTATATTTTTGTCATATTCAAAGAAGATACATAATTTTTGATAGAATATTCAATACATTTTATATGTGAGTTATATACTCATCTAGTAATATAAAAAGATGTTTCAATTAAGTTCATAGAAGAGAGGTTATTGTCACATCCTTTACTTGTggttaatgccacattatattctctctaatttattttaatttatcttaaAATTACTAAAAGGAATAATGGAAATTTTCTACTGCCAACCTCACATTTAAAAAGTTATACTAATTAATACTAAatactaataaataaaaatatacaaaaattagcTCAAAAGTTTGTATTTTGATTAAATTTGAATAACTATCGTCAATTAGGatcaaataaaaacataataCTCATTTGGCAAAACAGAAACAATGATGGCATAGTCCTCATATAATATATATTTGTTCAATAATAATAAGTTATATTTTATGTTGTAACTCCAAGAGAAAAGTACTATTTGGAAACCGAGCGATGTATACCAAAAATATATAGTATAATACATGAATGATATAAACAAAAATATGGATTATTTTATCATAAAACAAAATAGATAATCACATACAAATAGTTACCTTAAATATGactattttttaagaaaataatataaaGTTATATGAGTCCATCATGCTTTATCAGTCAGAACCGGAAGCAAAGCATATGAAAATTATAATATACCAATTATTTAAAGGCAATGAAAATaccatataaaataattaataaataaatatgcaTCTAATAAGATTAATCATTGATATAAGAAATAAACCTTCTATAATTAGAGTTGCAAATATGTAATATGTAGTAGTTGACAAATAATTTGCATGGGCATAGTATATTTGTCTtgcaaattttttatttctcatTTTTATGTTCATTGATCTCAAGTAGGAATGTAGAAGAAGTCGTTATTCCATCTTCCTCTAAACTGTATAAATTAAACAACTCCtagttaaataagataaattccaaattacaacatataatataaGATCAAAGTTAGCAAGAAAAGGTAACAAAGtaatacatgattaaaataaaaataatatttgtacattaaaataaattattaaaatcagttactttttatttatatacaaatacacatAAATGTATATTTTAAAATAGTAGATAATtacattattttatatttatatagcttTGGCGAATATCCCAATTATGGGTGTGGACCATAAATACTTCTTCCCTAATTGTTTTTGTCACTTGACTAATAAGTCATTGACAATTACATAAATGGTTttgttagaataattaaacttttttttaaccATCAATCAGCCAACAAACTagtagaagaataaaaataagagaataaaaaggaaaatttaaagaaaaagaggAATATTAAAAAATAGTTGAGAAATAAATATTATTTCTAAGAAAATGATTTTCAATTTTTTCTCAAATATTTTCACTAACGTATCatgatttgaataaaattttgagttgcATTGTGTTATTTTTGCAAATACAGAAGGAATTAAAGTTGGCGATGAAAAGATtgggcaagaaaaataaaatattgatgtGTGTTGACAAATTCTTGATTGTTGAAGGAAGCTAAGGAAGGGTAGGAAATAGagaaaggacaagaaaagggacATAGTACACGTCGTCGAATATAACGTCGGTGTGGGCCGCCCTGCTCCTTTGGATTTGCCAAAGGAATGAAGCGCTTGTCCCTAACCCTTTCCCCCTTTTTCGGCTCCTTCTCTTTATCATAATTTCTTTTATATTTGGACTTTTCagtacaacaataataataatcttgattttcttttctttgttattGTCTTACTTCTATGGAGATACTACTACATGCCTACATGCATATTTTCTAACAAACTGGCTAATCAATTTAATTTGGTTCTTATTATATTGTACATAACTACATATTATAATATTATANNNNNNNNNNNNNNNTTTTCTTTTTTCACTTGTGCTTTCTTTAGgggtgtagtgtgtttttattttattggaccAATTTTAAAGTTCATtatattgttcacattgtttacaaaAGTCATTACCTACCTAACAAAACCTAACATAAAATTGGGACAATGGATCATGCATtcgttatatgtatatatacattGAGACATGTATATAGAATCTTTTGTTGGAAAAATTTTACTCTCTTCATAGAACTTGCTGAATCTATCAAATAAAAATGTCAAGACTTGTTGGTTACTCTCACGATATACTACCAAATCAGCATGAAAGTTTGATGAGTTCCCATGCATCATGCTCCGGAGGTTTTTGGCTATCCTCATAAGGTCTAAAGAGTTCATATAGCATCGTTCTTACCAGTTGTTTCATGGTATGGAATTTGGTTTATCGTTTAgggctttttttttttcactgttTCAAACTTTAAAACACAGGTACCTTGTATATATGTAAGTTAAACCATCAATATAAAATGTAAGTTTGACTTAATTtccaagaaattaaaataaacgTGAACTAGAGGATTGTACAAAACAAGAAATGAATGATAACATTAGTTAAATATTTTATGAACATCATATTCAGCAAGCTAGGGTGTGTTTTCGGTGACTGAGTGATGATGCTGTGATGCCACCTAGAAAGGGAAGACCATATATTTATTAATAAATCCCACTAGAAATCAAACATTCCATCAACAAACTTTACAAATTtaaacattttttaattttttttaattcttatatgTACCATCTTTATTTTTACCTCTTTTTTCTTTGTCCTCTCATCACCATTCTTAACAACATAACAACTTCACCCATTATTGCTAGGCCACCCATTATGAACACTCACTCTAAATATTCTAGACtttaaattataaatcttaaattttaaaatctaaatcTTAAATATTCTAAATGGTGAGAATAAAAAAGATATTAGATattattaacataaaaaaataagttaatattaactaacaaaatattgatttttcattaaacttTCTTTGTTAATTTGTAAAGTGAAAAAATCCAAACCGTCAtcttctaatttatttatttgaatttaattacttttgtcGGCTTTTATTCCATGATATACTTCTATTTCATAACATAAATATAGGGTAATTTATACAAATATATCATCTTAGAAACAATTTTGCACAAATATCCTAAATAAAGTTGCACTATATATTTGTCCTCTTTATTATAATGTAAATGGTGGGACTAAGCAAGGTTTACATTTTTCATAATTCCTATCAAGAAAAACGATTTACTATTGTTTTTGGATaccataaaatttatttaaactcGTGATTTAGCATTTTTTGAGGTTCAAAAACCCATCCTAAACCCATAATTAGTAACAATTACGGGCAACCACAAAACCCTAAAAAGTATCAGTAGCCTGGTAAAGAAGAAGAAATCAAAGTATAAAGGGAGAGAGAAAATGAGCAGAgagaacaaaaaaaagaaagagagaaaaaaactACATTATAATTGTAAAAAGTTAGTTACATATGGGTAAATGCTGATATTTATAGCAGCTGAGTGTTGTACAAAGGATGTGATGATACAAATTAGTTGAAGATATAACTAACTAAACTTGAGCTGGTATAACTACTTACTAATTAGAGAAAGCTTTATATATACTACACTGACATGCTCCCTCAAAATAAGGGCCTCCTATGACTTTGCATCAAAGACTTTTAAATAAGCTTCTAAGTTTTAAAAAAAGCTATAACTGAGAGAGATTTAGTTAATATGTCAGTTAATTGATCTTGAGTTGGAATATGTTAAAAAAATTTCCTCTGGTTACACAGTTTCAAACAAAGGATTGATTAAGGGCAAAGTGTTTAGACTTGTTATGAAGAATTAGGTTGGCAAAGAGAAGAATTGTGTAAACCCtgataaattagtagataattagtcaataaattagtttttaataaggaagattagaaatgtaaaaaataatattaaattagaatagaactcatcgaaacgagaattttgacactaatttcaaaaaaatcgGTCTAAGATTGaaccgaacaaaccgaaccgATTAAACTGGACCCAAACCGAATTCGTGGGCCCAACCGGCCCAGCAATTAAAAAGAGAGCCACGAGTTCTTCTTTCTCCCCACATTCATAACGGCGCAGGAAGCTTTCCAGGAGAGGAAAGGAGGGAAACCCATACGTTGATGGTAAATCCAAT is a genomic window of Arachis ipaensis cultivar K30076 chromosome B06, Araip1.1, whole genome shotgun sequence containing:
- the LOC107648394 gene encoding scarecrow-like protein 23; protein product: MINSLCGSSVSLKSENSSTKLQPTSSNDSVLQSNKKNNATQSSVDLLEQNNNSTLTPPSLNLPGLKFDLDGDVEVQSPDSSMWESFFSDQLDTDFMMCSPVRNVPSPQQASTYNCNYNYAHSMQAQSFSGCSPPRFLAQIGAYNSSGGGGGGKGKGLSPLHRVFNSPNNQYMQHVENLSLPAIEEFLEEFQQGEYSSITAANNSSKVGDGSDIVGSSSECFELGNLIPSASEESSVQENEIYHHMGSMVSASLSQALQQERYHEKQQKQQVQQQQHPHSHQHHQNLMVPIPLGLEQEQESGLQLVHLLLACAEAVAKEEYMLARRYLQHLNRVVTPLGDSMQRVASCFTESLTARLATTSTSNNANPTPSSTFPHSNSMEILKIYQIVYQACPYIKFAHFTANQAIFEAFEGEERVHVIDLDILQGYQWPAFMQALAARSSGAPFLRITGVGPSIESVKETGRCLTELAHSLRIPFEFHPVGEQLENLKPHMFNRRVGEALAVNTVNQLHRVPGNALGNLLTMIRDQAPSIVTLVEQEASHNGPYFLGRFLEALHYYSAIFDSLDATFPPESAQRAKVEQYIFAPEIRNIVACEGQERVERHERLEKWRKIMEGKGFKGVPLSPNAVTQSKILLGLYSCDGYRLTEDKGCLLLGWQDRAIIAASAWRC